agacgtgcatacaaataggatcatcatattcagcaaaccatagtttttccagtgacacctcacatgacacagTTTGTACAAATTTTGTGGCAATGATATAAAAGCTATATTTGTGGCAACTATATAACAGTGGTGAATATAGGGGTGCCAGGTTGTTGTTTTGGGGGACAGCCTGGAAGCTGTTGAAACCTCTGTGCCCCCAAAACCATTCAACTGGGTTGGCCTCTCCCACAACTCTTCTGATgacacacagccagcccctctgggccctgttatcacccagaATGACAGCAGGTGGTGGCCACACATCCAACTAAGTTActtgagtgctttacctaagtcACTCATGGACCAATAATGGAGGCACCAGagaatttcccagctccccagccttgcacccctacTGGaccataaacccaaaattataccatcttgcactacACAGAGGTCTGTACAGTGTGAACTCATTAGTCTGCCCTCCCCTCAGTGGGGGAAGATATTCACCAACCTTTGTTAGCAGAGCTAAGAGTCCCAAACACTTCACTCAAAACCACACTGGTTCAAATAAAACATAaatcaggtttattaactacagaacgGTAGATGTTACGcaattataagtgatagcaaacagaccaAAGCAGGTTACTTAGGAAATTAAACAAACTTGCAGATTAAGatttttagaatgatacctcacaggacatgctttgtacaaaacataccaTAATTACATCACCATGGTAAATATAGGGTGCTTTAGAGTGCAGAGTGTCACAGGGATGATCCAGAGAAtgacagggggaggaggggagagagttgCAGGAAGGGCCATGAGGGGAAgatgcagagcaggggtggaagctgggagaagaggcagggaagaggggtggggcctcagtgtTCCAGTCAGTGATTCAGGGAAGAGGGCCCAGCACCATGTCACCAGCCAGTTCTGCACGGAGTACGGTCTGAGAACCAGAGCACCAGCAGAAAATTTTAGGTCCCTTTCTGagtaaagagctggagcagcctaCTCCGGATCTCTTGAGTCTTCGCCccatagatgatggggtttagcatggggggcaccaggaggtaCATGTTGGCCATGAGAACGCGCAAatgcagggccacattgtgcccaAACCGTTCCGTGAGGGCGGCAAAGAGAGGTGGGATGTAAAAGGCTAAGAtgacacagaggtgggagccGCAGGTCCCAAATGTCTTGAGGCGGGCGTCCTTTgttgggaggctgaagatggccctgaggatctgggtatagGACATCGCAATAAAAAGCACATCCAGACCGATCACCAAGAATGCCACAGAGAGGCTGTAGTAATTACTGAGGCGGATGTCGGtgcaggccagcttcaccacagTGATATGCTCACAGTAGGTGTTTGgaatgatgttggttctgcaatatggccacctccttgccaggaagggagtgggcagtATGAGCATGATGCCGCGCAGCACCACGGCCAGGGAAATTTTGGCCACCACAGGGTTTGTCAGagtggtggaatgtctcagggggtCACAGATGGCCACATAGCGATCAAAAGCCATG
The Eretmochelys imbricata isolate rEreImb1 chromosome 1, rEreImb1.hap1, whole genome shotgun sequence DNA segment above includes these coding regions:
- the LOC144279733 gene encoding olfactory receptor 52B2-like is translated as MQETLFCLSVGHLHSYTMSDCNSTDFTNPSTFILLGIPGLEAAHVWISIPFCMIYAIAILGNFIIVFIVKMETSLHAPMYYFLCMLAITDLVLSTSVLPKMLSIFWFNSREINFSACLTQMYFILSFFMIESGILVAMAFDRYVAICDPLRHSTTLTNPVVAKISLAVVLRGIMLILPTPFLARRWPYCRTNIIPNTYCEHITVVKLACTDIRLSNYYSLSVAFLVIGLDVLFIAMSYTQILRAIFSLPTKDARLKTFGTCGSHLCVILAFYIPPLFAALTERFGHNVALHLRVLMANMYLLVPPMLNPIIYGAKTQEIRSRLLQLFTQKGT